The sequence ACGCCATGATGCAGTCGCCGATATATTTATCCAAAGTACCGCCACAAGCAAATACCTCCTGTAGCATTTCCTCAAATAATTTATTTAGTAATTCCGCAATTTCCGTAGGAGTAAACCTTTCAGACATTGCCGTAAACCCCACTACATCGGCGAATAAAATGCTAATTTCGCTTTCTTGGGGTGGTAAACGTCCGTCAGGTAAAGCTCCCAATGCTATCAACTGCTGTACAACCGCTGGTGAGTGATAGCGCTCCAATCTTTGCCTGATTACTTCTTCATTCTTGAGCTTTTCTACTAACAGCCAACGCTGAACGCTTGAAGAAACAAGATTTCCTAAAGTTGAAAAAAAGCTCAAATCTTCCGAACCTTCTTTAATCCAATGGTAGGAAGAAAAACTGGCATCAGCATAAAGTACCCCCACAACTTTGTTTTCGTCCCATAATGGTACTGCCATTGCGCTGCGAATACCCTTGAGAAAAACGCTGTGTTCTTCGGCAAATCGTTCGTCTTGATGGGTATCGGCTGACTGAATTGCAACTTTTTCTCCAAAGACTTGCTGGCATATACTCTGGCTAATCCAACTATCATCACCCATTAATTGCTGCTTATTGTTAACATCCCGACTCGCAGCATTTATCAAAACTAATTTACCGCAGTTGCTAACATCAATTAATAATCCCAGACGGTCAATGCTATTAAGATAACGGAATACAACTTGTTGTACCTGCGAGAAAATTTCTTCAATAGAAGTAGCTCCCGAAAGGTTTTTGGCTATATCTACCAAATCTTTAAGACGAGCAATAGTTCTATCTTTCTTGTTAGTATTGTCTTCTTGACTATCGGCACCTATCCACTCCTCTTGTAATTGCTTGACATTACGAAGTATTGTTCTGCCTTCAGAAAAAGCTGTATAACTGCTTTGGGGTGGTGGCTCGGGAGGAATAGTCAAAAGCACCACAAGAGAAATATCTCCAACCCAAATGACATCCCCATGAGAAATTGAGGTAGGCTTAATTACAGCTTGTTCGTTTAATATTGTGCCGTTTTTACTGCCTAAATCTTCGACCATCCACAAACCATTTTCCCCTTTAGCAAAACGCGCGTGACTGCGAGAAATTCCGCTAAAAGGTAAACATAGGTTACATTCTGG comes from Rivularia sp. PCC 7116 and encodes:
- a CDS encoding adenylate/guanylate cyclase domain-containing protein gives rise to the protein MTELKLRLQRGNTQKTVTVDQDIYVVGRLPECNLCLPFSGISRSHARFAKGENGLWMVEDLGSKNGTILNEQAVIKPTSISHGDVIWVGDISLVVLLTIPPEPPPQSSYTAFSEGRTILRNVKQLQEEWIGADSQEDNTNKKDRTIARLKDLVDIAKNLSGATSIEEIFSQVQQVVFRYLNSIDRLGLLIDVSNCGKLVLINAASRDVNNKQQLMGDDSWISQSICQQVFGEKVAIQSADTHQDERFAEEHSVFLKGIRSAMAVPLWDENKVVGVLYADASFSSYHWIKEGSEDLSFFSTLGNLVSSSVQRWLLVEKLKNEEVIRQRLERYHSPAVVQQLIALGALPDGRLPPQESEISILFADVVGFTAMSERFTPTEIAELLNKLFEEMLQEVFACGGTLDKYIGDCIMAFFGAPEPQKDHADRAVVAAMRMLARLEKLNFNHFWQEPLELRIAINSGKAVVGDVGSSQRVEYTALGATINLAARMEGICHPGECVVSEETHKMLSKPNRFELMGKYRFKGINRLVKVYHNRRRY